TAAAGATTTTAAGATATCTTCCTTAACGAAGAGATTTTGGTAATTGGCGGTTACGATATCCAAAAATTCCAAAGGATAGGAATCCAGTGAACTATTCACAAACTTGCGGTTGATTAACAAAGGAAAACGCAATTTTCGCTGATTGGCATAGTTTCTTAAAGCATCCAAGGATTCCAAAAGATGGGGAGGATCCTGTTCTAAAATAATTACGCACTGCGGTTGAAAATCTGTATAAACGGCTACCTGTAAAAGGTTATCCTGAATGCCAGTTAAAGTAGGCATAACTTCTGAAAAATCACGAGTCATCTCAACTCCTTTTTTAAGGATTGTATTTGGTTAAATAAATATTGGCACAAAGTCGAGCCAAATTACGGATGCGAGCTATATAACTTGCTCTTTCCGTAACACTTATCACTCCTCTGGCTTCCAATAAATTAAAAGTGTGCGAACAATGGAGCAAATGATCGTAGGCAGGAAAGACCAATTGCTTATCCAACAGCGAATTACACTCCTTTTCAAAGTCCTGAAACAGCTGAAATAACAGGTCGGTATTAGCCATTTCAAAATTATAGGCACTGAATTCTTTTTCGCGTTCATAAAAAAGTTCCGCATATTTGGTGGTTTCGTTCCAAATCAAACTTCTATAATCGTCAACATTTTGAATATACATTGCCAGGCGTTCCAAACCATAAGTAAGTTCTACGCTCACGGGAAAGACATCAATGCTGCCAACTTGCTGAAAATAGGTAAATTGGGAAATTTCCATTCCATCCAGCCAAATTTCCCAGCCCAAACCTGCGGCTCCTAAAGTTGGTGACTCCCAGTCGTCTTCTACAAATCTGATATCGTGCTGAGAGATATCTATTCCGATGGCGGACAAACTTTTTAGATATAAATTTTGAATGTCCTCCGGAGCGGGTTTGATAATTACCTGAAACTGATAATAATGTTGGAAGCGATTGGGATTTTCTCCATATCTTCCATCTTTGGGTCGGCGGCAAGGTTGAGGATAAGCAATGGCACAAGGTTTTTTTCCTAAGGTTCCAAAAAAAGTGAAAGGATGAAAAGTTCCCGCTCCCATTTCCACATCGTAGGGTTGAACTAAGCAGCAACCCTGTTTTGCCCAATAATTTTGCAAAGTGAGAATAATATCTTGAAAGTTCATTTTTTATCCTGTTGAAATTTTTTACAGGTCTGTTGAATATGGACTAAATCACTTTTCAAATCCTGTAACAGTTCCGTAATTTCGGGTTTTATTTCTGATGTCTGTATTAAAGAAATGGCTTTCTCGTCAAGACCTTCTTTGGCAATTGCCTGCAAGGTTTTTCTTTCCTGTTTGATTTTCTGTCTTGCCCCTTCAATCGTATAGCGTTGATTATAGAGCAAATCATAAATTTGACGGAGTAAAAGGACCTGCTGTTCACTAAATTTGCGGATGCGTCCTGAGTTTTTTTTGGACTTCAGCCCCGGAAATTCACTTTCCCAATAGCGAATTACATAGGGCTTAATGCCTAATAAATTACTCACTTCGCCGATAGTATAATAATATTTTTTCATAATGCCTCGCTTTTAGGTTTCCGATAAAAGAAACTGAAGAGGAAAAGTGCTGCTGAAAATATAACCAAAATCCACGGATATTTGGCAATATAGTGGTAAACCGGTATTTTGGGACAGATATAGAGAGGCGCCGACAAATTGGTTATTTCAAATAGCCCTGCTTTCGCTAATATCCTGCCCATAGGGTCCACAATCAAAGAAATGCCTGTATTGGCACTACGATAAATCTGGATGCGGTTTTCCACAGCCCTAAATTTTGCCATCAAGGAATGGAGCCAGGGACCGTAAGAAGTTCCAAACCAAGCGTCATTGGTGATATTAACCAAAAAATCGGCTTTTTTCCATTTGCCGGTCTCTTTATCTTTGCGAATAGCCATTTTTTGGTGAAATTCTGCAAAAGCCAGTTCGTAACAAATAGAAGGAGAAAATTCCAAACTGTCCGTTTGGTAGTAAGCAGGCCCATTGCCAAATTCCCAATTTGCCTGGCCAAATTGTAGTTTCCATAAGAAAGGAAAAACATTTAGCCACAACATTCTTTCCCCCACCGGCACCAATATGTTTTTATAATATAATGCAGGAATCGAGCCATCCGGTTTGAAAAGAGCGGCGGCATTATAATATAATTCGTCATTGATGCTATTTTCCGGTGCAGTAGTAAAATGCGGAAAACCGGTAAAAATTTCCAGCTGATATTTTCGCATCAGACCTTTTATATATGATTGCGCAAAACTATCATACATTAAGTAAACCGGCATCGCCGCTTCCGGAAAAATAATCATACGCGTGGAATCTTTGGAAGCATTGGCACAAAGAACTTCATAACGCTGTAAGATTTGCCGATAAGCTTTATCGTCCCATTTTTCTTCCTGAGGGATAGAGGGCTGCATAACGGTTATTTTCGGCTCCTGTTTTTGCAGTGGCAAATAATTTAGACAGTATATGCCATAGCCAATCCAAAGCATAAAAATGCCAACAATGTAAAATAGACATTTGGTCTTCTTGTTAATCAGGACTTCGTAAAGCAAAACATTAATCAGCAAAATGAGCAAAGAAAGCAGAATCACTCCCCCCAAATCCGCTGCCTGAATTAAAACCGTATAATCGGAAAGCGAATAGGCATTATTAAACCACGGAAATCTGGTTTCACCAAAGTTTTGCAAATACTCAAAACTGAGCATCACACTTATAAAACCGGGGTAAAAAAGCCAGCGGGAAATTCCGCTTATCCTCTTAATGGCATAAAAACAAAGCCAGTAATAAAGAAAATAAACGATGGCAATCCCAATTAAACCGAAAAAAGTAACTCCCGCTATCCAATACATAACTACCCCGACATAAACAACGGAAAAAATAGCTCCCGCTTGCCAGAGTTTTACTTTTTTCCGTTCCAATACAAATAAAAGCGGAATCCAACCTACAAAAACCAACCAACCCAAATGCAAAGGTAAACGGGAAAGCGAAAGCAATAACGCCGAAAGTAAAATCCAAAGCAAAGAAGGCACTCAATCCACCTGATTATAACTTATTTTTAAAATGCGGATTTCTTCGCCTAAACCTAATGCTAAGAAATTGCCATCGATGCTCATTAATACATTTTCCTGTCCGATGGGCAAATAAGCGGGACTATTTAAACATTTTAACATCCCTTCATTGTAACAAATGCCGTTATTGAACAGATCATATACCACTTGCCCGGATTCGGTTTTGATGAATTGGCCTAACCCAGAAAAAATATGGCTTTGATTGCTGTCTTTAGCATAAGCGATCAGATAATCGTGATTGCAAAAAAGCGAATTTACCTGCTGCAATTGAAATCTGCCAAACCGATTTTGCTCGCTTCCGTCTATGCCTGAATAGGCAATAATTTCTCCGCTGGCGGAATCGAAAATATACAAATCCTGATCTTGATACAAACAAAGGCATTTGGGTTGCACGCCACTCTTCAGATCTATGCTGCCACTTGGTTTGCCGTCCGAACTGAATTTTTTCACGCTTTTGGCGGAAGAATCCAATACATACAAATAATTATCACTCGTCAAAGCCATATCTTGCAAAAATTGAAAATTAACTTTGGAGCTGCCTAAGCCGCCCAAAACATTTTTCAGCTCTCCATTTTGAAAGATGTAAATCTCCTGATTTTTTTCACTCATTGCATAGAGAGTATTGCTTTGAGAATGATACAGAATTTTATCTACCTGCTTGCCGAGAGAGATAGTTTTAATTAAACTGAAGTAATCAATAGTCATCGGGGCGCGCTGATTTATGCCGGCGCAGGCAAAAATAGCTAAAAGCGATACAGCTAAGGCAAAAATTGCCAGTAATAACAACATATTTTTCATAGTGCTAATCCTTCCCAATTTGCAAATCCTTCAATTTACCTTGAATAGATAGATTGTTACCAAAACGGTTATATTCCAAAGTATAAGCGATGTCCAATCTGCCATTTTTTTTCAATAACGGCAGATAATCACCCAAATTATAACCAATTAAATCAAAATAGATGCCATCTTTCACCACTTTCAGTTTCAGATGGTTTCTGCCGACATTATAGGGATAACTTGCTATGATAACATTTTTGGTTACAAAAATAGGACGCATATTTTCGGGACCAAAAGGCGCAAAACGCTCCAGGGCATCCAATAAAGTATTGTTGATGTCATATAGTTCCAGCTCGGCATCAATTTGTAAAGGGGGCTGAATTTGTTCCAAAAGCAAATGCTCAGAAACATAGCGAGTAAGTTCATTTTCAAACCTATCCAAGTATTCCTGATAAATAGTTAAACCGACGGCATATTTGTGGCCGCCGAAACTGTGCAAATTATGCTCCGTTTGTTTTAACGCTTCAAATAAATCAAAATCTGCCACACTGCGTCCTGAACCGCTGCCAAAACCATCTTTGAAAGAAATCATAATGACGGGACGATAATATTTTTCTACCAGCTTGGAGGCAACGATGCCTATAACTCCCGGATGCCAGTCATCGGAAGAAATAACCATACAGGGTGTATGTTGGAGGTCTTTATATTTATTTTCAATGATGGTGCTGGCTTCCAGAAAGGTCTTTTGGTCT
This Candidatus Cloacimonas sp. DNA region includes the following protein-coding sequences:
- a CDS encoding glycine--tRNA ligase subunit alpha, with the translated sequence MNFQDIILTLQNYWAKQGCCLVQPYDVEMGAGTFHPFTFFGTLGKKPCAIAYPQPCRRPKDGRYGENPNRFQHYYQFQVIIKPAPEDIQNLYLKSLSAIGIDISQHDIRFVEDDWESPTLGAAGLGWEIWLDGMEISQFTYFQQVGSIDVFPVSVELTYGLERLAMYIQNVDDYRSLIWNETTKYAELFYEREKEFSAYNFEMANTDLLFQLFQDFEKECNSLLDKQLVFPAYDHLLHCSHTFNLLEARGVISVTERASYIARIRNLARLCANIYLTKYNP
- a CDS encoding MerR family transcriptional regulator, producing MKKYYYTIGEVSNLLGIKPYVIRYWESEFPGLKSKKNSGRIRKFSEQQVLLLRQIYDLLYNQRYTIEGARQKIKQERKTLQAIAKEGLDEKAISLIQTSEIKPEITELLQDLKSDLVHIQQTCKKFQQDKK
- the lnt gene encoding apolipoprotein N-acyltransferase, encoding MPSLLWILLSALLLSLSRLPLHLGWLVFVGWIPLLFVLERKKVKLWQAGAIFSVVYVGVVMYWIAGVTFFGLIGIAIVYFLYYWLCFYAIKRISGISRWLFYPGFISVMLSFEYLQNFGETRFPWFNNAYSLSDYTVLIQAADLGGVILLSLLILLINVLLYEVLINKKTKCLFYIVGIFMLWIGYGIYCLNYLPLQKQEPKITVMQPSIPQEEKWDDKAYRQILQRYEVLCANASKDSTRMIIFPEAAMPVYLMYDSFAQSYIKGLMRKYQLEIFTGFPHFTTAPENSINDELYYNAAALFKPDGSIPALYYKNILVPVGERMLWLNVFPFLWKLQFGQANWEFGNGPAYYQTDSLEFSPSICYELAFAEFHQKMAIRKDKETGKWKKADFLVNITNDAWFGTSYGPWLHSLMAKFRAVENRIQIYRSANTGISLIVDPMGRILAKAGLFEITNLSAPLYICPKIPVYHYIAKYPWILVIFSAALFLFSFFYRKPKSEAL